One part of the Streptomyces ferrugineus genome encodes these proteins:
- a CDS encoding FG-GAP repeat domain-containing protein: protein MCTAALACTLATLGALSLTACGGTSPDGSESARHTPVQVADAPAPLPVPQGKGSKAPDDFNGDGHRDLVLNDLVKAQAHADDAGIGIVYGSERGLTPGARQLLSPERQAAPTGGQLPAVFDAEATCDLDGDGFTDLVVSTDPPYDGQGQPPVPLQLLFGSPKGLTGKAVKLVIPPRARVGNDWPDQPVCGDFDGDDAQDLVVHASGGQLSFLRGPFTRKGAPRAAAAPIQAPGNVPTGPAADVDDDGYDDLVVRTAAGRATSAIVLGGPTGPTRTGAALPAGIDVALGAFGEGKTALDAAIGTMNGTSLRYDLPAPAARGTLPSPGTKLDAADFDGDGLSELLSSGSRLRIFHGRTAGLATTGMVTVEPPAPGTTRVVSTGDFDGDGRADLVVRTYAGETKDTVAVYPGTKKGLVAAKPSVTFSSAEFLAR from the coding sequence ATGTGTACCGCGGCCCTGGCCTGCACCCTCGCCACCCTCGGCGCCCTGTCCCTCACGGCCTGCGGCGGCACCTCGCCCGACGGCTCCGAGTCCGCCCGGCACACCCCCGTCCAGGTGGCCGACGCCCCCGCGCCGCTGCCGGTCCCGCAGGGCAAGGGCAGCAAGGCACCGGACGACTTCAACGGCGACGGCCACCGCGACCTCGTCCTCAACGACCTGGTCAAGGCACAGGCGCACGCGGACGACGCGGGCATCGGCATCGTCTACGGCAGCGAACGCGGACTCACCCCGGGCGCACGGCAGTTGCTCAGCCCCGAGCGGCAGGCCGCCCCGACCGGGGGCCAGCTCCCGGCCGTCTTCGACGCGGAGGCGACCTGCGACCTGGACGGCGACGGCTTCACGGACCTGGTCGTCTCCACCGACCCGCCCTACGACGGCCAGGGGCAGCCCCCGGTGCCGCTCCAGCTCCTCTTCGGCTCCCCCAAGGGCCTCACCGGCAAGGCGGTCAAGCTGGTGATCCCGCCGCGCGCCCGCGTCGGCAACGACTGGCCCGACCAGCCGGTGTGCGGCGACTTCGACGGCGACGACGCGCAGGACCTGGTGGTACACGCGTCGGGAGGCCAACTGAGCTTCCTGCGGGGCCCGTTCACCCGCAAGGGCGCCCCGCGCGCGGCTGCCGCCCCCATCCAGGCGCCCGGCAACGTCCCCACCGGCCCGGCGGCCGACGTCGACGACGACGGCTACGACGACCTGGTGGTCCGTACGGCGGCGGGCCGGGCCACCTCCGCGATCGTCCTCGGCGGCCCGACCGGCCCCACCCGCACCGGAGCGGCCCTGCCCGCCGGCATCGACGTGGCCCTCGGCGCCTTCGGCGAGGGCAAAACAGCCCTCGACGCGGCGATCGGCACCATGAACGGAACGTCCCTGCGCTACGACCTCCCGGCCCCGGCCGCACGCGGCACCCTCCCCTCCCCCGGCACAAAGCTCGACGCCGCCGACTTCGACGGCGACGGCCTGAGCGAACTCCTCTCCAGCGGCTCACGGTTGCGCATCTTCCACGGCCGTACGGCAGGACTCGCGACGACGGGCATGGTCACCGTCGAGCCCCCCGCCCCGGGCACCACCCGCGTCGTCTCCACCGGCGACTTCGACGGCGACGGCCGCGCCGACCTGGTCGTGCGCACGTATGCCGGCGAGACGAAGGACACGGTGGCGGTGTACCCGGGCACGAAGAAGGGCCTCGTGGCGGCGAAGCCGTCCGTGACCTTCTCCAGCGCGGAGTTCCTGGCGCGGTAG
- a CDS encoding AAA family ATPase — translation MAQNPYVHLGWNPVPGEPGEVEKLRTQLVNSASALQTAYQKIDKLLGESSFWEGDAAVGFREALDGDLPKYMKDAHKSLTQAAGHLGAWHGGLTSRRELAHKYDVEAADHKGDLKAANSRHETAKQDPDLKLAGQTFEEGPELQSAQARLNAANARVNDAVTAVNNAQGALDEVMRKARELEGTHEDQARELAKKLKDATKDLAPEEPGWLSKALSWIGDNLTNILSVLAAVAGLLALLCTGPFGIAMLLAAGALSLATMGSRLADPKVRASLADGFTKGEFDSDFWENSIGLVGDALGAVPAVGAVTRGLNGAIQSTRFASESVSVGQFLGRFGDDTVTAAGRLMPAVDDAGPVGNLIVRAVGGGEGLTKALAYASPVAGVGTAGFGLAADQIDALQPGKDGATGIDGGRAGLFDGPGAIGPIQATLRAVLR, via the coding sequence ATGGCACAGAACCCGTACGTCCACCTCGGCTGGAACCCCGTGCCGGGCGAGCCCGGCGAGGTCGAGAAGCTCCGTACCCAGCTCGTCAACTCGGCGAGCGCGCTGCAGACGGCGTACCAGAAGATCGACAAGCTGCTCGGGGAGTCCAGCTTCTGGGAGGGTGACGCCGCCGTGGGCTTCCGCGAGGCCCTCGACGGCGATCTGCCGAAGTACATGAAGGACGCCCACAAGTCGCTGACCCAGGCCGCCGGCCACCTCGGTGCCTGGCACGGCGGGCTGACCAGCCGCAGGGAGCTGGCGCACAAGTACGACGTCGAGGCGGCCGATCACAAGGGCGACCTGAAGGCGGCCAACTCCCGGCACGAGACGGCCAAGCAGGACCCCGACCTGAAGCTCGCGGGGCAGACCTTCGAGGAGGGCCCCGAGCTGCAGTCCGCGCAGGCGCGGCTGAACGCGGCCAACGCCCGGGTCAACGACGCGGTCACCGCGGTCAACAACGCGCAGGGCGCGCTGGACGAGGTGATGCGCAAGGCGCGGGAGCTGGAGGGGACGCACGAGGACCAGGCGCGCGAACTGGCGAAGAAGCTCAAGGACGCCACGAAGGACCTGGCGCCCGAGGAGCCGGGGTGGCTGAGCAAGGCGCTGAGCTGGATCGGGGACAACCTCACCAACATTCTCAGTGTGCTGGCGGCGGTGGCGGGGTTGCTGGCGCTGCTGTGCACGGGGCCGTTCGGGATCGCGATGCTGCTGGCGGCGGGTGCGTTGAGCCTGGCGACGATGGGCTCCCGGCTCGCCGATCCCAAGGTGCGGGCCTCGCTCGCGGACGGGTTCACCAAGGGCGAGTTCGACTCCGACTTCTGGGAGAACTCCATCGGGCTCGTCGGCGACGCACTGGGTGCGGTGCCTGCCGTGGGCGCCGTGACGCGCGGCCTCAACGGTGCGATCCAGTCGACCCGCTTCGCGAGCGAGTCGGTAAGTGTGGGCCAGTTCCTGGGCCGGTTCGGCGACGACACGGTCACCGCCGCCGGACGGCTGATGCCCGCCGTGGACGACGCCGGGCCGGTCGGCAACCTGATCGTCCGCGCGGTGGGCGGGGGCGAGGGCCTCACCAAGGCGCTGGCCTACGCCTCTCCGGTCGCCGGTGTGGGCACCGCGGGGTTCGGGCTCGCGGCCGACCAGATCGACGCGCTCCAGCCCGGCAAGGACGGGGCGACCGGCATCGACGGCGGCCGCGCGGGCCTCTTCGACGGACCGGGGGCGATCGGGCCGATCCAGGCCACGCTGCGGGCGGTGCTGCGATGA
- a CDS encoding DUF5701 family protein: MPETSPPADLPPLPPLTTQAEHLIALGVPDLAAIPADELRAFAEKAERGDGGTLLAVHPDRAPASALAPLLRHADKPGFVVVDMPDVDDFAPDGIELPDSPLYVVSDIDRGDQMANWSPEEALPALTEQARTPLLLTEGIHWVLQQPAALERNRCFMTIGSRLRKAGGALDARTPAIWISNGTGRDGRERRKAPKVGWCWWGNRHTWLGFASTTGRR; the protein is encoded by the coding sequence TTGCCCGAGACGTCGCCGCCCGCCGACCTGCCCCCTCTCCCGCCGCTCACCACCCAGGCGGAACATTTGATCGCGCTCGGCGTACCCGACCTCGCGGCGATACCGGCCGACGAGCTGCGCGCCTTCGCCGAGAAGGCCGAGCGCGGCGACGGCGGCACCCTGCTCGCCGTCCACCCGGACCGCGCCCCCGCCTCCGCCCTCGCCCCGCTGCTCCGGCACGCCGACAAGCCCGGTTTCGTCGTCGTCGACATGCCCGACGTCGACGACTTCGCCCCCGACGGCATCGAGCTGCCCGACTCTCCCCTCTACGTCGTCAGCGACATCGACCGAGGCGACCAGATGGCCAACTGGAGCCCGGAGGAGGCGCTGCCCGCGCTCACTGAGCAGGCCCGCACGCCGCTGCTGCTCACCGAGGGCATCCACTGGGTGCTCCAGCAGCCGGCGGCCCTGGAGCGCAACCGCTGCTTCATGACGATCGGCTCCCGGCTGCGCAAGGCGGGCGGCGCCCTGGACGCCCGTACCCCGGCGATCTGGATCAGCAACGGCACGGGCCGCGACGGCCGCGAGCGGCGCAAGGCCCCGAAGGTGGGCTGGTGCTGGTGGGGCAACCGACACACCTGGCTGGGCTTCGCCTCTACGACCGGCCGCAGGTAG
- a CDS encoding Yip1 family protein yields the protein MAGFRIGRGSRNNGTPQTRPQQPPYGQQAPQGPSYGYPPQQPHAGSGGGSGWPQANGGGGHGGYGPGGHGGQGGHGEPEYFGDGGYPHGPGGGAPDPYAANNPGHTQAFSVGEDPYNQGGTYQAGAAPAAPIGPRLHWKALLRGVVLSPTQTFLQMRDYSMWGPALIVTFLYGLLAVFGFDSARQDAINATLSNAVPIVLTTAVAMVLSSFVLGVVTHTLARQLGGDGAWQPTVGLSMLIMSLTDAPRLVFAMFAGGDATFVQALGWATWVAAGALLTLMVSKSHDLPWPKALGASAIQLIALLSIVKLGTF from the coding sequence GTGGCTGGATTCAGGATCGGACGGGGCAGCCGGAACAACGGCACCCCGCAGACGCGCCCCCAACAACCTCCGTACGGGCAGCAGGCGCCCCAGGGACCCTCGTACGGCTACCCCCCGCAGCAGCCGCACGCCGGCTCGGGCGGCGGGAGCGGCTGGCCGCAGGCCAACGGCGGTGGTGGCCACGGCGGTTACGGCCCCGGCGGTCACGGCGGACAGGGCGGGCACGGCGAGCCGGAGTACTTCGGCGACGGCGGCTACCCGCACGGCCCGGGCGGCGGCGCCCCGGACCCGTACGCGGCGAACAACCCGGGCCACACCCAGGCGTTCTCGGTCGGCGAGGACCCCTACAACCAGGGCGGGACCTACCAGGCGGGCGCGGCCCCGGCCGCCCCGATCGGCCCCCGCCTGCACTGGAAGGCCCTGCTACGCGGCGTCGTGCTCTCCCCCACGCAGACCTTCCTCCAGATGCGGGACTACTCGATGTGGGGCCCCGCCCTGATCGTGACGTTCCTCTACGGCCTGCTGGCCGTCTTCGGCTTCGACTCCGCACGCCAGGACGCGATCAACGCGACCCTCTCCAACGCGGTGCCGATCGTCCTGACGACGGCCGTGGCCATGGTCCTGTCGTCCTTCGTCCTGGGCGTGGTGACCCACACCCTGGCCCGCCAGCTCGGCGGCGACGGCGCCTGGCAGCCCACGGTCGGCCTGTCCATGCTGATCATGTCTCTCACGGACGCCCCCCGCCTCGTCTTCGCCATGTTCGCCGGCGGCGACGCGACCTTCGTCCAGGCCCTCGGCTGGGCGACCTGGGTGGCGGCTGGCGCCCTCCTCACCCTGATGGTCTCCAAGTCCCACGACCTGCCCTGGCCGAAGGCCCTGGGCGCGAGCGCGATCCAGCTGATCGCACTGCTGTCGATCGTGAAGCTGGGCACGTTCTAG
- a CDS encoding phosphoribosyltransferase produces MSDQAVRENLTYERFGTAVRELAQTIADDGFEPDIVLSIARGGVFVAGGLAYALDCKNLHLVNVEFYTGVGTTLEMPVMLAPVPNAIDFTDKKVLIADDVADTGKTLKLVHDFCVEHVAEVRSAVIYEKSHSLVKCEYVWKRTDEWINFPWSVEPPVVQRAGQVLDA; encoded by the coding sequence ATGAGTGACCAGGCGGTGCGGGAGAACCTCACCTACGAGCGGTTCGGCACCGCCGTCCGCGAGCTCGCGCAGACCATCGCCGACGACGGGTTCGAGCCGGACATCGTGCTCAGCATCGCCCGGGGCGGGGTCTTCGTCGCCGGCGGGCTCGCCTACGCCCTCGACTGCAAGAACCTCCACCTCGTGAACGTGGAGTTCTACACGGGGGTGGGGACGACCCTCGAGATGCCCGTCATGCTCGCCCCCGTCCCCAACGCCATCGACTTCACCGACAAGAAGGTGCTGATCGCCGACGACGTCGCCGACACCGGCAAGACGCTGAAGCTCGTCCACGACTTCTGCGTCGAGCATGTCGCCGAGGTGCGGTCCGCCGTGATCTATGAGAAGTCCCACTCCCTCGTGAAGTGCGAGTACGTGTGGAAGCGCACCGATGAGTGGATCAACTTCCCGTGGAGTGTCGAGCCGCCCGTCGTTCAGCGGGCGGGGCAGGTGCTCGACGCCTGA
- the dcd gene encoding dCTP deaminase yields the protein MLLSDKDIRAEIDAGRVRIDPYDQTMVQPSSVDVRLDRYFRVFENHRYPHIDPSVEQADLTRLVEPEGDEPFILHPGEFVLASTYEVITLPDDLASRLEGKSSLGRLGLVTHSTAGFIDPGFSGHVTLELSNLATLPIKLWPGMKIGQLCMFRLTSPAEFPYGSERYGSRYQGQRGPTASRSFKNFHRTQV from the coding sequence GTGCTTCTCTCAGACAAGGACATCCGGGCCGAGATCGACGCCGGGCGGGTACGGATCGATCCCTACGACCAGACCATGGTGCAGCCGTCCAGCGTCGACGTGCGGCTGGACCGGTACTTCCGGGTGTTCGAGAACCACCGGTACCCGCACATCGACCCCTCCGTCGAGCAGGCGGACCTCACGCGGCTCGTCGAGCCCGAGGGCGATGAGCCGTTCATCCTGCATCCCGGGGAGTTCGTGCTCGCCTCGACGTACGAGGTCATCACCCTTCCCGATGATCTCGCCTCCCGGCTCGAGGGGAAGTCCTCGCTCGGGCGGCTCGGGCTGGTCACGCATTCCACCGCCGGGTTCATCGACCCGGGGTTCAGCGGGCACGTCACGCTCGAGCTGTCCAACCTCGCCACCCTCCCCATCAAGCTCTGGCCCGGCATGAAGATCGGCCAGCTGTGCATGTTCCGGCTCACCTCGCCCGCCGAGTTCCCGTACGGGAGCGAGCGGTACGGATCCCGGTACCAGGGGCAGCGCGGGCCCACCGCCTCGCGGTCCTTCAAGAACTTCCACCGGACTCAGGTGTGA
- a CDS encoding TetR/AcrR family transcriptional regulator: MAHVSAAERRPQLIKAAISLMAREGVAAGSTRAIATELGVAQATVHYTFGTKEELYRAVMEQLTHDLIDQVTQAAPTDASFEETIVTLAEALWRTVLEQPASHQLLTELSMFALRTPHLKEALQSHYSEVLAVTTKLVDQAAERTGHPLGQPAETIARFFLAGFDGLTMQHLSLPDEEAERVCLRALISAVLAMA, translated from the coding sequence ATGGCTCATGTGTCCGCGGCGGAGCGCCGCCCCCAACTGATCAAGGCGGCCATCTCCCTCATGGCCAGGGAGGGCGTCGCCGCCGGCAGTACCCGCGCCATTGCCACCGAGCTCGGCGTGGCACAGGCGACCGTGCACTACACCTTCGGCACGAAGGAGGAGCTGTACCGGGCCGTCATGGAACAGCTCACGCACGACCTGATCGACCAGGTGACACAGGCCGCGCCGACGGACGCGAGCTTCGAGGAAACCATCGTCACGCTCGCCGAAGCACTCTGGCGTACCGTGCTCGAACAGCCCGCCTCGCACCAGCTGCTCACCGAGCTGAGCATGTTCGCCCTGCGTACGCCACACCTGAAGGAGGCTCTTCAGAGCCACTACAGCGAGGTCCTGGCAGTGACGACGAAACTGGTCGACCAGGCCGCCGAACGCACCGGTCACCCGCTCGGCCAGCCCGCCGAGACGATCGCGAGGTTCTTCCTGGCCGGCTTCGACGGACTGACGATGCAGCACCTCTCCCTGCCGGACGAGGAAGCCGAGCGCGTCTGCCTGCGGGCCTTGATCTCAGCCGTCCTGGCCATGGCCTGA
- a CDS encoding ATP-binding protein — protein sequence MAQSVVRPWLSASAQWRFPTAGKTAEGGTPVTVVASGAGNLPAALTTFIGRRRDISEIRRLLGAARLLTLTGPGGIGKTRLALEAAAVAGDTFPDGVWLVDLAPVLDPKAVVGAAAAALGVRDVGSRPVVEKLAAHLSRRHALIVLDNCEHVVDASAELAQMLLSAAPQLRILATSRRTLRIVGEYVFDVPALSLNEAMDLLAARAAAVQPEFRLRDTNRDGAARLCAALDGLPLAIELAASRLRTLTIGQLTDRLEDRFALLTSGNRTARPRHRTLRALIEWSYELCSPAQRILWNRLSVFVGGFSLEAAENVCPGEGIARPDVLDLLDALIAQSVVLAVEHGDVVRYRMLETIREYGMRRLTESGEEPVLRRRHCAYFLALAKRTADGWYGPGQEAALARLRTEHDNFLAALKRGDARSDARADARASAQDPDRTQTAASDPGDARTALALAEALSIHWCAGGALGDGRRWLGRLLATSPEPTRTRATALVAAAWVALLQGDLEVADQWLDEAGTLSDQLDDQRTRALVMGFRGMSALFRGSPEAAVAMCEQAVDRLDALNETRATVFWLFLLAVAKAQLRDPGAAQTGTQAVAVAEAHGEWLCRAYALWALGFDAWLRGDNDAAVRSTRAGLEIQQRFNDPIGSAMLVGLLAWITGSCGDHRMAARLQGATRSLWRVIGTSIGAFGPHMSEFQAHFEKETVEALGPTAFEKAITEGGQYDSPACAVEWALAASADAGRSASAAHSCPLTPREKEVAALVAEGMSNRQIASALGLSPRTVDRHIEHILAKLGFRSRARVAAWWVAHNHPSGTIP from the coding sequence GTGGCACAGTCGGTGGTGCGGCCATGGCTGTCGGCCTCCGCGCAGTGGCGTTTTCCGACGGCGGGAAAGACAGCAGAGGGCGGGACACCGGTGACCGTTGTGGCCTCAGGGGCGGGGAACCTGCCAGCGGCGCTGACCACTTTCATCGGCCGACGGCGCGATATCTCCGAGATCCGTCGTCTCCTCGGAGCCGCGAGGCTCCTGACGCTCACCGGGCCGGGCGGTATCGGTAAGACCAGGCTGGCGTTGGAGGCCGCTGCCGTGGCCGGCGACACCTTTCCGGACGGGGTGTGGCTGGTGGACCTGGCCCCCGTACTGGATCCGAAGGCCGTGGTCGGCGCGGCGGCGGCAGCTCTGGGCGTGCGGGACGTCGGCTCCAGACCCGTGGTCGAGAAACTCGCCGCTCATCTCTCCCGGCGCCATGCCCTGATCGTGCTGGACAACTGCGAACACGTCGTGGACGCCAGTGCGGAACTGGCTCAGATGCTTCTGTCAGCCGCTCCGCAGCTGCGTATCCTCGCAACGAGCCGCCGGACGCTGCGCATCGTCGGTGAGTACGTGTTCGATGTACCCGCTCTGTCCCTGAACGAGGCAATGGACCTGCTGGCGGCCCGGGCAGCCGCCGTCCAGCCGGAATTCCGGCTCCGTGACACGAATCGAGACGGGGCAGCTCGTCTGTGTGCCGCGCTGGACGGGTTGCCGCTGGCCATCGAGTTGGCCGCTTCACGGCTGCGGACCCTCACCATCGGACAGTTGACGGACCGTCTGGAAGACCGCTTCGCACTGCTCACGAGCGGCAACCGAACCGCCCGCCCTCGGCATCGCACCCTGCGCGCACTGATCGAGTGGAGCTACGAGTTGTGCTCTCCTGCCCAGCGCATCCTGTGGAACAGGCTCTCGGTGTTCGTGGGTGGCTTCAGCCTGGAGGCAGCCGAGAATGTCTGTCCGGGTGAGGGGATCGCCCGTCCTGACGTGCTGGACCTCCTCGACGCTTTGATCGCCCAGTCGGTTGTCCTGGCCGTCGAGCACGGGGATGTGGTCCGCTACCGGATGCTGGAGACCATTCGTGAGTACGGGATGCGCAGGCTCACGGAGTCAGGAGAAGAGCCCGTCCTGCGGCGGCGGCACTGTGCGTACTTCCTCGCCCTCGCGAAGCGCACCGCCGACGGCTGGTACGGTCCCGGACAGGAAGCGGCACTGGCACGCCTCCGCACCGAACACGACAACTTCCTGGCAGCGTTGAAGCGCGGCGATGCACGGTCAGACGCACGAGCCGACGCACGGGCCTCGGCCCAGGATCCGGACCGGACACAGACCGCGGCGTCAGACCCCGGTGACGCCCGGACGGCGCTGGCACTGGCCGAGGCCCTGAGCATCCACTGGTGCGCCGGCGGTGCCCTCGGTGACGGACGCCGCTGGCTCGGCCGACTGCTCGCAACCTCGCCCGAACCCACCCGGACGCGGGCAACCGCCCTGGTGGCGGCTGCCTGGGTGGCGCTCCTGCAAGGCGATCTGGAAGTGGCCGACCAGTGGCTCGACGAGGCCGGGACGCTGAGTGATCAGTTGGACGATCAGCGGACGCGGGCGCTGGTCATGGGATTCCGCGGCATGTCGGCACTGTTCCGGGGGAGTCCGGAGGCAGCCGTGGCCATGTGTGAGCAGGCCGTGGACCGGCTGGACGCGCTGAACGAAACACGCGCGACGGTGTTCTGGCTCTTTCTGCTGGCCGTCGCCAAAGCGCAGCTCCGGGACCCGGGCGCCGCGCAGACCGGTACGCAGGCGGTGGCTGTGGCGGAGGCACACGGGGAGTGGCTGTGCCGCGCCTACGCACTGTGGGCACTGGGCTTCGACGCCTGGCTACGAGGCGACAACGACGCCGCCGTCCGGTCGACGCGGGCCGGGCTGGAGATTCAGCAGAGATTCAACGACCCCATAGGAAGCGCGATGCTGGTGGGCCTCCTTGCCTGGATCACCGGTTCATGCGGCGACCACCGGATGGCGGCCCGTCTGCAGGGCGCGACCCGTTCTCTGTGGCGGGTCATCGGCACATCCATTGGCGCGTTCGGCCCTCATATGTCCGAGTTCCAGGCCCACTTCGAGAAGGAAACCGTGGAGGCCCTCGGCCCGACGGCGTTCGAGAAGGCCATCACGGAAGGCGGTCAGTACGACAGTCCGGCCTGTGCCGTCGAATGGGCCCTGGCGGCGTCGGCCGACGCCGGGCGCAGTGCCTCAGCTGCCCACTCATGCCCCCTGACACCCCGGGAAAAGGAGGTGGCCGCGCTGGTGGCCGAGGGCATGAGCAACCGGCAGATCGCCTCGGCGCTCGGCCTGTCACCGCGCACGGTGGACCGCCATATCGAGCACATCCTGGCCAAGCTCGGATTCCGCTCCCGCGCCCGGGTCGCTGCCTGGTGGGTGGCGCATAACCACCCGTCCGGCACGATCCCGTAG